One Acidiferrobacteraceae bacterium genomic window carries:
- a CDS encoding P-II family nitrogen regulator: MKKIEAIIKPFKLDDVREALSEAGITGLTTTEVKGFGRQKGHTELYRGAEYVVDFLPKVKIELVVDDKIVDACIDAIMNAARTGKIGDGKIFVTNVEDVIRIRTGEKGPDAI, encoded by the coding sequence ATGAAAAAGATCGAGGCCATCATCAAACCATTCAAGCTGGACGACGTGCGTGAAGCACTGTCCGAAGCCGGCATCACGGGCCTGACGACTACCGAGGTGAAGGGCTTCGGGCGGCAGAAGGGCCACACCGAGCTCTACCGCGGGGCGGAGTATGTCGTGGATTTTCTCCCCAAGGTCAAGATCGAACTGGTTGTGGACGACAAGATCGTCGATGCCTGTATCGACGCCATCATGAACGCGGCGCGGACGGGAAAGATCGGCGATGGCAAGATCTTCGTCACCAATGTCGAAGATGTGATTCGCATCCGTACCGGCGAGAAAGGCCCGGACGCGATCTAG